CCGCGCCGAGCGTCATCCAGCTCCGCACGGGAACCACGCTGCCCGGGCGCATCGGCCCCCTCGTCGCCCGCGCGATCGACGGGGCGCGGGCGGACCTCCTCGCCGGAGCCCTCCTCACCATCGAGACCGGACGGGTGCGAATGCGTCCCCTCGGGCTCGACCGCACCGATCAGGCATAGACAGATGGCCCAGTTCAACCTCCCCAAAGGCTCCCAGTACACCGAGGGCAAGACCTGGCCGAAGCCGGTCGGCGCCAAGAACGTCCAGGAGTTCCGGATCTACCGCTGGAACCAGGACGACGGTGCCAACCCGCGGATCGACACTTACTACGTCGATCGCGACGATTGCGGCCCGATGGTCCTCGACGCGCTGCTCTGGATCAAGAACAAGGTCGACGCGACCCTGACCTTCCGGCGCTCGTGCCGCGAGGGCATCTGCGGCTCCTGCGCCATGAACATCATGGGGCAGAACACGCTGGCCTGCACGCTCGGCATCGACGACTGCAAGTCGAACCAGGTCAAGATCTACCCGCTGCCGCACATGCCGGTGCTGAAGGACCTGGTGCCGGATCTCAC
The sequence above is drawn from the Methylobacterium terrae genome and encodes:
- a CDS encoding succinate dehydrogenase iron-sulfur subunit, translating into MAQFNLPKGSQYTEGKTWPKPVGAKNVQEFRIYRWNQDDGANPRIDTYYVDRDDCGPMVLDALLWIKNKVDATLTFRRSCREGICGSCAMNIMGQNTLACTLGIDDCKSNQVKIYPLPHMPVLKDLVPDLTAFFAQHAAIEPWLQTETPSPEKEWQQTPEDRARLDGLYECILCACCTTSCPSYWWNGDRFLGPAALLQAYRWLIDSRDEHTGERLDGLHDPFRLYRCHTIMNCANTCPKGLNPAKAIAEIKKMMVAREV